Sequence from the Catenuloplanes indicus genome:
CGGCCATCCGGTCCGCGCCACGCGGCCGCAGCGCGAACTCGACCCGGCCCGGGTCCTCCCGCCGGATCGCGGCACCGGTCGTGCACCACTCGATCGCGGTCGGCAGGTCGGCACCCGCGTACGGATACCCCACCGGCGCCCACCGGATGAACGACTCGTCCTGCCACGTCTCGTACACCTCGGCCGCGTCGCGCTCCTCGACCGGCCCGAGGACCAGCCGCTCACTGACGATGCCGGAGATCGAAAAGCCAGACACGCCACCACCCTAGTCCCGGCTCGCTTGCCGAACACTGATCGGTTGCTCATCGCCCCGGCGCAGACTCACTGCGGGCCGGCCGGACGGACCGGCCCACGCACGAAGGGAACAACAATGGATCTGCAGCTCACCGGGAAGTCCGCGTTCATCAGCGGCTCCAGTCAGGGCATCGGATACGCGATCGCGCGGACACTGGCCGGCGAGGGCGCCGACGTGATCCTCAACGGCCGCGACCCGGAGCGCCTCACCGCCGCCGTCGAGGCGCTCCGGCAGGAGGTGCCCGGCGCGTCCGTCACCGGCCTGCCGGCCGACTTCACCGACCCCGGCCAGGTCGACCGGCTCTGCGCCGAGATCCCCGACGTCGACATCCTGATCAACAACGTCGGCCTGTTCGAACTCAAGGAGTTCGCGCAGATCACGGACGCGGAATGGCGAACATACTTCGACGTCAACGTGCTCAGCGGCGTCCGTCTGTCCCGGCGCCTGCTCCCGGCGATGCTGGACCGCGGATGGGGCCGAATCATCTTCGTCAGCAGCGAGTCCGGCGTCAACGTCCCGGCCGACATGATCCACTACGGCACCACCAAGACCGCGATGCTCTCGGTCGGCAACGGCCTGGCCAAACTCACCAAGGGCACCGCCGTCACCGTCAACTCGGTCCTGGGCGGCCCCACCTACTCCGATGGCGTGGCCGGCACGGTCCGCGGCCTCGCCGACGCGCAGTCCATCCCCGAGGAGACGATGAAGGCCGCGATCATCGCGACGAACCAGACCTCCCTGCTGGGCCGTTTCATCGAGCCACGCGAGATCGCCGACACGGTCACCTTCCTGTCCAGCCCCGCCGCGTCCGCGATCAACGGCTCCGCGGTCCGGGTCGACGGCGGCGTCCTCACCACGGTGCTGTAACCGCCAACCCCAACCCGGCAATTGCTTTTCCCGCTTCCGGCGTGGCCGGTTCCCGCACGCTCCCGCGGGCACCGGTCCAATGCCACTCAGCTTATTTTGATCTTGAAGCGGACCTGGGTGGGGCCGCGAGTCTTGTGGCCGGCGCGGATGCCGTCCCGTGCGGTGCGGCGGGCCGGGAGCGGTCACGGTGGGTGTTTTGTGAAAATCCAGGTCAGGGCCCGTGATCAACTTAAGGTAAGTGGGGTGCCGGTGTCGCCGGCGCTCCTGCCCGCCGGTCGCGCCTCAACACCGGCAGGGC
This genomic interval carries:
- a CDS encoding SDR family NAD(P)-dependent oxidoreductase, with amino-acid sequence MDLQLTGKSAFISGSSQGIGYAIARTLAGEGADVILNGRDPERLTAAVEALRQEVPGASVTGLPADFTDPGQVDRLCAEIPDVDILINNVGLFELKEFAQITDAEWRTYFDVNVLSGVRLSRRLLPAMLDRGWGRIIFVSSESGVNVPADMIHYGTTKTAMLSVGNGLAKLTKGTAVTVNSVLGGPTYSDGVAGTVRGLADAQSIPEETMKAAIIATNQTSLLGRFIEPREIADTVTFLSSPAASAINGSAVRVDGGVLTTVL